One Fuerstiella marisgermanici DNA window includes the following coding sequences:
- a CDS encoding DUF1501 domain-containing protein, producing MSDSQSSFTHLRRDFLTTAASGLGGAALTAMLTADGALGAEAGSQQAPLATRRTHFEPKAKSCIFIFNAGAPSQLDLFNYRPELNRLDGQALPESLLEGVRFAFIEKETARLMAARRNFRQNGESGMWFSELLPKIATCADDICMINSMHTDQFNHHPGQLMMQCGQAQFGLPSMGSWLSYGLGTENQNLPSYVVLTAGRGSSGGATLWSSGYLPSVHAGVLLRNQGPPILNLELPPGLPRSLERHGLDAIRALNEQNFQRMQDPEIASRIANYELSFRMQSAAPELTDISGETAATLEAYGVNRSEPKERASRVGSGAHYPSFARNCLLARRMVERGVRFVNIIFASWDHHSKLDRELAYNAGCVDQPVAALIKDLKQRGLLDETLVVFGGEFGRTPLGENRNNSKNVTGRDHHPNAFSMFMAGGGSRAGYTHGETDEIGWNPIVDPVHVNDFQATLLKQFGLNHKKLTFRHQGADKRLTNITREAHVIDELIG from the coding sequence ATGTCAGACTCCCAATCTTCATTTACCCACCTCCGCCGTGATTTCCTTACCACCGCCGCCAGCGGCCTCGGCGGCGCGGCTCTCACGGCAATGCTGACCGCAGACGGCGCGTTGGGTGCCGAAGCAGGAAGTCAGCAAGCCCCGCTGGCGACGCGACGCACACATTTCGAACCCAAAGCGAAGAGCTGCATATTCATCTTCAACGCCGGCGCACCCTCACAGCTTGATCTGTTCAACTACCGGCCCGAACTGAATCGCCTGGACGGACAGGCGTTGCCGGAATCGCTGCTGGAAGGTGTTCGGTTCGCCTTCATCGAAAAAGAGACCGCTCGGCTGATGGCCGCTCGGCGCAACTTTCGGCAGAACGGCGAAAGTGGCATGTGGTTTTCTGAACTGCTGCCGAAGATCGCAACCTGCGCTGACGACATTTGCATGATCAACAGCATGCACACGGATCAATTCAATCATCATCCGGGGCAGTTGATGATGCAGTGCGGGCAAGCTCAATTTGGTCTGCCATCGATGGGATCATGGCTTAGTTACGGGCTGGGCACAGAGAATCAGAATTTGCCGAGTTATGTGGTGCTGACGGCGGGTCGAGGTTCCAGTGGCGGTGCCACTTTGTGGAGCAGCGGCTATCTGCCGTCGGTGCACGCGGGCGTGTTGCTGCGAAATCAGGGGCCACCGATTTTGAATCTCGAACTACCGCCCGGCTTGCCACGGTCACTCGAACGACACGGTTTGGACGCGATTCGTGCGCTGAATGAACAAAACTTTCAACGCATGCAGGATCCGGAAATTGCCAGCCGCATTGCGAACTACGAATTGTCGTTCCGGATGCAATCGGCCGCTCCGGAACTGACCGATATCTCGGGCGAAACGGCGGCAACGCTGGAGGCCTACGGCGTAAACCGATCAGAACCGAAAGAGCGCGCCAGTCGGGTGGGCTCAGGTGCTCACTATCCGTCATTCGCACGCAATTGTTTGCTTGCTCGCCGCATGGTCGAACGAGGCGTCCGCTTTGTAAACATCATCTTCGCGTCGTGGGACCATCACTCCAAACTCGATCGCGAACTGGCGTACAACGCAGGTTGCGTTGACCAGCCCGTCGCGGCGTTGATTAAGGATTTAAAACAGCGAGGTCTGTTGGACGAAACGCTGGTCGTGTTTGGCGGAGAATTCGGCCGGACTCCCCTGGGCGAAAATCGCAACAACAGCAAGAACGTCACGGGCCGCGACCACCACCCCAACGCCTTCAGTATGTTCATGGCCGGCGGCGGTTCACGAGCTGGATACACTCATGGCGAAACCGATGAAATCGGCTGGAATCCCATCGTCGATCCGGTGCACGTCAACGACTTTCAGGCAACGCTGCTAAAACAATTCGGCCTGAACCACAAGAAGCTGACGTTCCGTCATCAGGGAGCCGACAAGCGCCTGACCAATATTACTCGGGAAGCTCACGTGATCGACGAGCTGATCGGGTAG
- a CDS encoding PepSY domain-containing protein, with the protein MSETNEQPSSPPRRLWSRFKILIRRIHLYSGLFLLPWVFLYGVTGAMFNHQGLFPSMAIQQIDQQVVADSAIKDFPTPAAFAQQVVDTLQQSAADAKITLAENHGAEFTNDVMFEVKEAGQQHVVYIDPIAQTAQVKTPPKNEEELQPLLSDIRNISLKPDPLDDARRSAAEIFSSVGIQSSDEPKPFAWTKLNFLADVDGELARVTYVLKDGHVDLTKHTGEDGMSPRNFLLRLHTSHGQPPHWNGRMFWSLAVDTMAIAMVCWGLTGLFMWWQLKRARILGTMVIACSLVTAAVMYFSIHDFYVATKL; encoded by the coding sequence ATGTCAGAAACTAACGAACAACCCTCATCGCCCCCGCGCCGCCTTTGGTCGCGTTTCAAAATTCTGATTCGCCGCATCCACCTTTACAGTGGCCTGTTTTTGCTGCCGTGGGTCTTCCTGTACGGCGTTACCGGAGCGATGTTCAATCATCAGGGTTTGTTTCCTTCGATGGCAATTCAGCAGATCGACCAGCAGGTCGTGGCCGATTCTGCCATCAAAGACTTCCCCACCCCCGCCGCGTTTGCTCAACAGGTTGTTGATACTTTGCAGCAATCAGCGGCGGACGCCAAGATCACACTCGCGGAGAATCACGGTGCGGAATTCACCAATGATGTGATGTTTGAAGTGAAGGAGGCTGGCCAGCAGCATGTCGTCTACATCGACCCGATCGCCCAAACGGCACAGGTGAAGACTCCGCCTAAAAACGAAGAAGAACTGCAGCCACTGCTTTCCGACATTCGCAACATCAGCCTGAAACCCGATCCGCTGGACGATGCTCGACGCTCTGCTGCTGAAATTTTCTCCAGCGTTGGCATTCAAAGCAGCGACGAACCCAAACCCTTCGCCTGGACCAAGCTGAACTTTCTGGCCGACGTCGACGGCGAACTCGCACGAGTGACCTATGTGCTGAAGGATGGGCATGTGGACCTCACAAAGCACACCGGCGAAGACGGAATGTCGCCGCGAAACTTTCTGCTGCGATTACACACCAGTCATGGCCAGCCGCCGCACTGGAATGGTCGCATGTTCTGGTCATTGGCGGTCGACACAATGGCCATTGCCATGGTCTGCTGGGGCCTGACAGGCCTGTTCATGTGGTGGCAACTAAAGCGAGCCCGCATTCTCGGCACCATGGTCATCGCCTGCAGCCTCGTCACCGCCGCGGTGATGTACTTCAGCATTCACGATTTCTACGTCGCCACAAAACTGTAG
- a CDS encoding PSD1 and planctomycete cytochrome C domain-containing protein: protein MKCQSPGQLVVLLACSIPFVNQAHAQSIDFDRDIRPILNDHCAGCHGGVKKNGGFGVISRELMLSETDSGEPAVVPNDVDASTLIERISTDDIDLRMPPEGHDRLTKKQIDLMRQWVKKGATWPSHWSHLPLPPLRKDASFEGQHPIDWFVRRKLNEEKIQPSPPADAITLVRRLSLDLTGLLPAPDVVKPLNESPEAFTADSEALLTIIDNYLAVPQFGERWARHWLDEARYADSEGYEKDSVKNDAYRFRDWVINAINDDMPFDDFTRKQLAGDLLPEPTADDLIATKFHLQTQFNLEGGVDSEEDRTKRVIDRVGTLGAVWMGASIACCQCHDHPYDSFRQKDFFRLYAFFNNADYAADYLKGKPDDGDKKLADRQKRWDELTGLLEKQLTDKNYSDQTQSKLGQLRNYDNSAGLTRYLTERSESPRQTYMFTRGDFLRPMLDEGEVLPNTPGVFGTLDTSRERPTRLDLANWLVEPDNPLTARVTVNKVWMYLFGQPLADQPQEFGSRGSAPSHAELLDYLARWFVDEAGWSRKQLIRFIVTSQTYQQSSKTRPDIAVIDTRNRLLARQNRFRVEAEIVRDLSLQAAGLLSPKVGGPSVFPPLPAIVTQQTYAGSNKYKASTGEDRYRRGMYTFFRRTAIDPNLSTFDCPDSSLTKAMRDRSNNPLQALATLHNEVFHEAAQAFAKRLLHDDGTNVSDEDRLANAFLITMGRRPIAAELESLTQLLNKARQHFAAHEDDAKTLIGPHAAKEVSVADNAAWVAVTRVILNLDEFLTRS from the coding sequence ATGAAATGCCAATCCCCGGGCCAACTCGTCGTGCTGCTGGCCTGTTCGATTCCATTCGTGAACCAGGCACACGCTCAATCGATCGACTTCGACCGTGACATCCGGCCGATCCTGAACGACCACTGTGCAGGCTGCCACGGCGGCGTGAAAAAGAATGGCGGCTTTGGCGTAATCAGTCGCGAATTGATGCTGAGCGAAACTGATTCCGGCGAACCGGCCGTTGTGCCAAACGACGTCGACGCCAGCACGCTGATCGAACGAATTTCAACCGACGACATTGACCTGCGTATGCCGCCGGAAGGTCATGATCGGCTTACGAAAAAGCAAATCGACTTGATGCGGCAGTGGGTGAAAAAAGGAGCTACCTGGCCGTCGCACTGGTCGCATCTACCGCTGCCGCCGCTTCGTAAAGATGCTTCGTTTGAAGGCCAGCACCCGATCGATTGGTTTGTGCGTCGAAAGCTGAACGAAGAAAAGATCCAGCCATCGCCACCAGCCGACGCGATCACTCTCGTTCGTCGGTTGTCCCTGGACCTGACCGGACTGCTGCCGGCACCAGACGTCGTTAAGCCGCTGAACGAATCGCCGGAAGCATTCACTGCCGATTCCGAAGCGTTGCTGACGATCATCGACAATTACCTGGCCGTCCCTCAGTTTGGCGAACGCTGGGCGCGCCATTGGCTGGATGAAGCTCGCTATGCCGATTCGGAAGGGTACGAAAAGGACTCCGTCAAAAACGACGCTTATCGCTTCCGTGATTGGGTGATTAACGCGATCAACGACGACATGCCCTTTGATGACTTCACTCGCAAGCAGCTTGCCGGCGACCTGTTGCCGGAACCGACGGCTGATGACTTGATCGCCACGAAATTTCATCTGCAGACGCAGTTTAACCTCGAAGGCGGCGTGGATTCTGAAGAAGACCGCACCAAGCGCGTGATCGATCGCGTGGGCACACTCGGCGCGGTGTGGATGGGAGCGTCCATTGCCTGCTGTCAGTGTCACGATCATCCGTACGATTCGTTTCGCCAAAAGGATTTCTTCCGGCTGTACGCGTTCTTCAACAACGCCGACTACGCGGCGGATTACCTCAAAGGAAAACCCGACGACGGCGACAAGAAACTGGCTGACAGACAAAAGCGCTGGGATGAACTGACCGGCCTGTTGGAAAAACAGCTCACCGACAAGAACTACAGCGATCAAACGCAGAGTAAGCTCGGTCAGCTCAGAAACTACGACAACAGTGCGGGGCTCACGCGGTACCTGACAGAACGGTCAGAATCCCCGCGTCAGACCTACATGTTTACGCGGGGCGATTTTCTGCGGCCGATGCTGGACGAAGGCGAAGTCCTGCCAAACACGCCTGGCGTATTCGGAACGTTGGACACCTCGCGCGAACGTCCCACGCGGCTCGACCTTGCCAACTGGCTGGTGGAGCCTGACAACCCGCTCACCGCGCGAGTCACCGTTAACAAAGTTTGGATGTATTTGTTCGGTCAGCCCCTGGCCGATCAGCCACAGGAATTCGGTTCGCGCGGGTCAGCACCATCGCATGCGGAATTGCTGGACTATCTGGCTCGATGGTTTGTCGATGAAGCCGGATGGAGTCGCAAGCAGCTGATTCGTTTCATCGTGACGTCGCAAACTTATCAGCAGTCGTCGAAAACTCGGCCCGACATTGCCGTCATCGATACCCGCAACCGCTTGCTGGCTCGGCAGAATCGATTCCGCGTAGAAGCTGAGATCGTCCGCGACCTGAGTCTGCAGGCGGCGGGGCTGTTGAGTCCGAAAGTGGGCGGCCCCAGCGTCTTTCCGCCGCTGCCTGCCATTGTCACTCAGCAGACCTACGCGGGCAGCAATAAATATAAAGCGTCGACAGGCGAAGATCGCTATCGTCGCGGGATGTATACCTTCTTCCGCCGCACGGCGATTGACCCCAACCTCAGCACCTTCGATTGCCCGGACAGCAGCCTGACGAAGGCGATGCGAGACCGGTCGAACAATCCGTTGCAGGCACTGGCAACATTGCACAACGAAGTCTTTCATGAAGCGGCTCAGGCTTTCGCCAAGCGATTGTTGCATGACGACGGCACGAATGTCTCTGACGAAGATCGACTGGCGAACGCATTTCTGATCACGATGGGCCGACGCCCGATTGCTGCTGAACTTGAATCGCTGACGCAGCTTCTCAACAAAGCTCGGCAGCACTTCGCCGCTCATGAAGACGACGCGAAAACACTGATCGGCCCGCACGCAGCGAAAGAAGTTTCTGTTGCCGACAACGCAGCCTGGGTCGCCGTGACTCGCGTGATTTTGAATTTGGATGAATTTTTGACACGGTCATAG